A window of the Mesotoga prima MesG1.Ag.4.2 genome harbors these coding sequences:
- a CDS encoding LptF/LptG family permease: MKTLIKYIGAQALGSIFVGLAGFIIFVSLELLYYLSDMIIRYKVGIDKLFLLIYYNLPEFIVLGIPVGILLAIFWVLSRMRSDNELIALQTHGISLKRLVIPFLLIGIIFSGFAYLLNDYLVPAASTKANEAMARFVYKQPEVTLKENVFMQDSQGRMIYVRRIDQDTKELKNVSIYEVSRGQVTLTTAESAVISSNKWILSKANIYQTDESGFLGVEMQFGTAEFEIDEDIERYLASFKSPKEKTSKELRDDIEAFKNTGINTSSLEVALQEKYSMSIAPLVIVLLGVPVSLMFNLQSKSWSVILTFLLVVIYQGSGAWLSGMGKENLINPSLAPWIPNITFSILGVIIYSLIDTKASYRLSELFTRIMKVSAIVLLLLVPGLLEGSNVKIVGGTIAGTKSGREILLGGGVKVEYFSETMNATIEASNASILNVDSTPESISFWGNVKMLSDETTILSDRLILDLTNERVESMQVYSRTELEVPAARGDTSKTGSKVPFYVFGDYVQSTMEASPTFNIGEGYVTTCDKTHPHYRFRVSSAVVTPGKGMSVQNMLMYIGNVPVFYLPAYYFPLDDPERRPFDVDLSGITEAKTRITLRYLELDWLLLQGTWYRDWISTEDAFTAKSVLYTPLGDLELFGQFGQQKETSYGAYVLLKPAFDWLRIQGGALYLSGPSLKELQTPFSGINLGETISKNKVTQLDPFAVKESMNATEMQLAYVQLLSPQDWEPELDVIGAFARYDDENLWMVNLQNLTVPSDGSIDAGFFKLSTSEFNVNGLFGQRYVNNKVLYSLRTKASVLKTESSLFGADASVDSLNFTLASNAATVTELFDPSNMEDFVLEVNKYLFTAGNLKIGGDIKSTFDASTTELNIIMPSDNKGIGRNYLTYASDDGKLKVNGRYALDFDSLHEKNKDKLFWIDPFDILYDGFVSVELKFYFESRYDKSFKIEGKKLRVYKDIELYKGEWGLLSVDVILEPAYEAGFIYDSEEGWELTKNEIPVTLKNEVTFRPFDWYYVGLQYNPVLTYDFINREWRLDHPGKLLTGIDTEIFKADYALELDYEELVASPTEMNWLGKGILTTEAEFALWEVTLGQKTETVFMPVTSQASETSYSVTFDSEVFSHSTKSKVYWQTGDKLDDFVNKERLTIKVATETSFEFTLDWTFDASPSVADDERMLKDLVFGSSIRVKDFAELGVKFRYPYLFGSRKIYDRLKIEVNDLSIGDVSWKNASIDFTTGFSEFDSKYKYPEKYFTKSETQAQFLLWQSTRLSVFSLSVGEYFIATSTASETGDTAYSFGISNVKLGNKPLLGGTNAKFDEFGLSMELRKSEDLYFTMHINELYFPMGSISDTPGVLNRLSLGIDGSGKRSFVEIGTYAGDISMWDESIAKVSPMYFDLHCMALELILRLSFGSDVTTIQDTVESIALKYYIKELKDRYFVIGLYKGAPFFRFRF, encoded by the coding sequence TTGAAGACTCTTATAAAGTATATAGGAGCTCAAGCGTTGGGTTCGATATTTGTTGGTCTCGCGGGGTTCATAATCTTCGTAAGTTTGGAGCTGCTTTACTATCTCTCAGATATGATTATAAGATACAAGGTTGGAATCGATAAACTCTTTCTACTCATTTATTACAATCTTCCCGAGTTTATTGTCCTGGGAATTCCAGTGGGAATACTCCTTGCGATATTCTGGGTACTTTCAAGAATGCGCTCAGACAACGAACTGATTGCCCTTCAAACCCACGGCATATCCTTGAAGAGGTTGGTTATACCCTTTCTTCTCATAGGTATTATTTTCAGTGGCTTTGCTTATCTCTTGAACGACTATCTCGTACCGGCAGCTTCGACAAAGGCAAATGAGGCGATGGCGAGATTCGTCTACAAGCAACCGGAAGTTACTCTCAAGGAAAACGTATTTATGCAGGATAGCCAGGGAAGAATGATCTACGTGAGGAGAATCGATCAGGATACGAAAGAGCTCAAGAACGTCTCCATATATGAAGTTTCGAGGGGTCAAGTTACGCTTACAACGGCGGAAAGCGCGGTAATCTCTTCGAACAAATGGATTTTGAGCAAAGCTAATATCTATCAGACAGACGAATCGGGCTTTCTTGGCGTTGAGATGCAGTTTGGCACTGCCGAGTTCGAAATAGATGAAGATATCGAACGTTATCTGGCCAGCTTCAAATCTCCAAAGGAAAAGACAAGTAAAGAACTGAGGGATGATATCGAAGCCTTCAAGAATACGGGGATCAATACCTCCTCGCTCGAGGTCGCTCTGCAAGAGAAGTACTCAATGTCCATCGCTCCTCTCGTCATTGTTCTTCTTGGCGTTCCTGTTTCGTTGATGTTCAATCTTCAGTCTAAGTCATGGTCTGTCATACTCACCTTTCTTCTGGTCGTCATCTATCAGGGATCGGGAGCCTGGTTGAGTGGAATGGGAAAGGAGAACCTTATAAACCCATCCCTGGCACCATGGATACCGAATATTACCTTTTCTATACTTGGTGTGATAATATACTCCCTCATCGATACTAAAGCCAGTTATAGATTGTCGGAGCTGTTTACAAGAATAATGAAAGTATCGGCAATTGTTCTTCTTCTTCTCGTTCCCGGTCTCCTTGAAGGATCTAATGTGAAGATCGTCGGAGGTACAATTGCCGGAACCAAGAGTGGCAGGGAGATACTACTTGGTGGTGGAGTCAAGGTAGAGTATTTCAGCGAGACCATGAACGCTACGATTGAAGCCTCCAATGCTTCGATACTAAATGTGGATTCCACTCCGGAATCGATCTCCTTCTGGGGAAACGTGAAGATGCTCAGTGATGAGACCACTATTCTCTCGGACAGGCTGATTCTAGACTTGACAAATGAGCGCGTCGAAAGTATGCAGGTTTACTCTAGAACGGAACTTGAGGTTCCGGCCGCCAGAGGCGATACTTCAAAAACCGGTTCGAAGGTACCGTTTTATGTCTTCGGTGACTATGTGCAGTCGACTATGGAAGCATCTCCTACCTTCAATATTGGAGAAGGATATGTAACTACATGTGACAAGACCCACCCCCATTACCGCTTCAGAGTCTCCTCCGCGGTAGTTACACCTGGAAAGGGAATGTCGGTGCAGAACATGCTTATGTATATCGGCAATGTTCCTGTATTCTATCTTCCAGCTTATTACTTTCCTCTCGACGACCCAGAACGAAGGCCTTTCGACGTTGACCTTAGCGGCATTACCGAAGCCAAGACAAGAATAACTTTACGGTATTTAGAACTGGACTGGTTACTCCTACAGGGAACCTGGTACAGGGACTGGATTTCCACCGAAGACGCCTTCACTGCGAAGTCCGTCTTATACACACCCTTGGGAGATTTGGAACTGTTCGGGCAGTTCGGACAGCAGAAGGAAACGAGTTACGGGGCGTACGTTTTGCTAAAACCCGCTTTCGACTGGCTGAGGATTCAGGGAGGAGCCCTTTATCTTAGCGGTCCTTCGTTAAAGGAACTTCAAACTCCATTCAGTGGAATAAATCTTGGTGAAACCATCTCAAAGAACAAAGTAACTCAGCTCGATCCGTTTGCAGTCAAGGAATCAATGAATGCGACGGAGATGCAGTTGGCATATGTTCAGCTTCTCTCGCCTCAGGACTGGGAGCCTGAACTAGACGTAATTGGAGCCTTCGCAAGATACGATGATGAGAACCTTTGGATGGTGAATCTTCAAAACCTTACCGTACCATCCGATGGCAGTATTGATGCAGGTTTCTTCAAGTTAAGCACATCGGAGTTCAATGTAAACGGCCTTTTCGGTCAGAGATATGTGAATAATAAGGTGCTGTACTCTTTGAGGACCAAGGCCTCGGTTTTGAAGACGGAAAGCTCCCTTTTTGGTGCCGACGCTTCGGTAGATTCACTGAACTTCACCTTGGCCTCAAATGCGGCAACGGTAACGGAACTATTCGACCCCTCGAACATGGAGGATTTCGTGCTGGAGGTGAACAAATACCTTTTCACCGCTGGCAACCTGAAGATTGGCGGTGATATCAAGAGCACATTCGATGCTTCAACTACTGAACTCAATATCATAATGCCCTCTGACAACAAAGGAATTGGAAGAAACTACTTGACATATGCCTCGGATGACGGGAAACTGAAGGTAAACGGCAGATATGCACTGGATTTCGATTCGCTCCATGAGAAGAACAAAGATAAACTTTTCTGGATAGATCCCTTCGACATTCTTTATGACGGCTTTGTCTCGGTGGAACTTAAGTTCTATTTTGAATCTAGATACGACAAGTCATTTAAGATTGAAGGAAAGAAGCTTCGTGTGTACAAGGATATTGAGCTTTATAAAGGCGAATGGGGATTGCTTTCGGTGGATGTAATCCTAGAACCAGCTTATGAAGCTGGTTTCATATATGACTCGGAAGAGGGTTGGGAACTAACCAAAAACGAAATTCCCGTCACTCTCAAGAACGAGGTTACCTTTAGACCTTTCGATTGGTACTATGTCGGCCTTCAGTACAACCCCGTTCTTACCTATGATTTCATAAACAGGGAATGGAGGCTCGATCATCCGGGAAAACTGTTGACCGGTATCGATACGGAGATATTCAAGGCTGACTATGCCCTGGAATTGGATTACGAAGAACTAGTGGCAAGTCCAACAGAGATGAACTGGCTTGGCAAGGGAATTCTTACTACTGAGGCTGAATTCGCGTTATGGGAAGTGACTCTAGGTCAAAAGACCGAGACTGTTTTTATGCCTGTCACTTCACAGGCATCCGAGACATCATACTCGGTCACATTTGATTCCGAGGTCTTTTCTCACAGTACGAAAAGCAAGGTTTACTGGCAGACCGGCGACAAGCTTGACGACTTTGTCAACAAGGAGAGGTTGACAATCAAAGTCGCAACTGAGACCAGCTTTGAATTCACTCTCGACTGGACTTTCGACGCCTCACCAAGCGTGGCGGACGATGAAAGGATGCTCAAAGATCTTGTTTTTGGCTCCTCGATTAGAGTAAAGGACTTTGCCGAACTCGGCGTCAAGTTCAGATATCCCTATCTGTTCGGTTCGAGAAAGATCTATGATCGACTAAAAATAGAGGTCAACGATCTCTCGATAGGCGATGTTTCATGGAAAAACGCTTCGATTGACTTCACTACGGGTTTTTCTGAGTTCGACTCGAAATACAAGTATCCGGAGAAGTACTTCACAAAGTCTGAAACGCAGGCACAATTCCTGTTGTGGCAGTCAACCAGGCTGTCAGTTTTCTCACTATCTGTAGGAGAGTATTTCATTGCAACTTCAACGGCATCGGAGACCGGCGATACCGCCTATTCCTTTGGAATATCAAACGTGAAGCTCGGGAACAAGCCACTGTTGGGTGGGACCAACGCCAAGTTTGATGAATTCGGACTGTCGATGGAGCTTAGAAAGAGCGAGGATCTGTACTTCACAATGCACATTAATGAGCTTTACTTTCCTATGGGTTCCATTTCAGATACCCCAGGCGTCCTGAACAGACTCTCACTGGGAATTGACGGGAGCGGAAAGAGAAGCTTTGTCGAAATCGGGACATATGCGGGAGACATCTCAATGTGGGACGAGTCGATAGCCAAGGTCTCTCCGATGTATTTTGATCTCCACTGTATGGCACTGGAGCTTATCTTGAGATTAAGCTTTGGCAGTGATGTCACAACTATTCAGGACACAGTCGAAAGTATCGCACTAAAATACTACATAAAGGAACTGAAGGATAGATACTTTGTGATTGGCCTTTACAAGGGCGCTCCGTTCTTCAGGTTCAGATTCTGA
- a CDS encoding replication-associated recombination protein A — MSISEADWTPLSERLRPKEFDDIVGQEHLTGKKGIIRGAVDSGKLFSMILYGPPGTGKTTIGEIIRSKLGNDYHFEFFSASLQGTADLKKHFAHGERLKRVGQQLVLFVDEIHRLNKSQQDVFLPVTEKGIIILIGATTENPSFEVNPALLSRCRLVILKGLKDSDISALLNKALEKDLILKESGVTVDGEVIEVIAQSSGGDARIALNLLDTLVESAAALDKPVLDLEVMNELSVLPAGRYTKKGEEHYDIVSAFIKSLRGSDPDAALYYMLRMLEGGEDPKFIARRMVIFSSEDIGLSDPMALVIANAAFQAVNNVGLPECILNLSEAAIYLSVATKSNRTYLAMVKAQEKVKTTPNLEIPLKLRNPVTKMMKELGYGKGYNYPHNSGGFSREYYLPEPIKEEVFYVPGNSGKEKFLFERLRSLWKGMKNYPEEE, encoded by the coding sequence TTGAGTATTTCAGAAGCGGACTGGACTCCTCTCAGTGAGAGACTGAGGCCGAAAGAGTTCGACGACATTGTAGGTCAGGAGCACTTGACGGGAAAAAAGGGAATAATCCGCGGAGCAGTCGACAGCGGCAAGCTCTTTTCAATGATCCTGTATGGGCCTCCCGGCACGGGAAAAACAACGATAGGCGAAATCATTAGATCGAAGCTGGGAAATGACTACCATTTCGAGTTTTTCAGCGCAAGCTTACAGGGAACGGCAGATCTTAAGAAGCATTTTGCCCATGGGGAGAGACTGAAGAGAGTTGGGCAACAACTGGTGCTTTTTGTTGACGAGATTCATCGACTTAACAAGAGCCAGCAGGATGTCTTTCTTCCCGTAACTGAAAAGGGAATTATTATCCTCATTGGAGCGACTACAGAAAATCCTAGCTTCGAAGTCAATCCCGCCCTTCTATCTCGCTGTAGGCTGGTGATTCTTAAAGGTTTGAAGGACTCAGACATTTCGGCGCTTCTAAATAAGGCATTGGAAAAGGATCTTATCCTCAAGGAGTCCGGAGTTACTGTTGACGGTGAGGTAATTGAAGTAATCGCGCAAAGTAGTGGAGGAGATGCAAGAATTGCCCTCAATCTTCTCGATACCCTTGTCGAGAGTGCCGCTGCTCTAGACAAACCCGTTCTCGACCTTGAAGTCATGAATGAACTGTCTGTCCTGCCTGCGGGTCGTTACACAAAGAAGGGCGAAGAGCATTATGACATCGTCTCTGCATTCATCAAGAGCCTTAGGGGAAGCGATCCCGATGCGGCTCTGTACTACATGTTAAGGATGCTAGAGGGCGGTGAGGATCCTAAGTTCATCGCTCGAAGAATGGTGATCTTCTCCTCAGAAGATATTGGCCTCTCCGATCCCATGGCCCTGGTGATAGCAAACGCGGCCTTTCAGGCAGTGAATAATGTCGGCTTGCCTGAATGCATTCTGAACCTATCTGAAGCGGCAATCTATCTTTCAGTCGCAACCAAAAGCAACAGAACCTATTTGGCCATGGTGAAGGCACAAGAAAAGGTAAAGACTACCCCGAATCTAGAAATCCCTCTAAAACTAAGAAATCCGGTTACTAAGATGATGAAGGAGTTGGGCTATGGTAAAGGCTACAATTATCCGCACAACTCCGGAGGGTTTTCCCGTGAGTATTATCTGCCGGAACCGATAAAGGAGGAAGTATTCTATGTTCCAGGAAACAGTGGCAAAGAGAAATTCCTTTTTGAAAGGCTCAGGTCGTTATGGAAGGGCATGAAGAACTATCCGGAGGAAGAATGA
- a CDS encoding NAD-dependent epimerase/dehydratase family protein, whose product MAENYLVTGGAGFIGSHVVDHLISSGKIPVVVDNLSSGKIENLDPRALFYEQDITDQEMMERVFMLHRPTVLFHLAAQISVSRSVREPEEDAMVNIIGSLRLLKIAAKYGLKKVIFSSTGGAIYGDDVKRIPTDEEELPKPLSPYGIAKYATENYLRFFSSELGIKYTVLRYANVYGPRQDPYGEAGVVAIFSERMLHNQEVVIFGDGECVRDYVYVGDVARANLLAIEKCENTVINIGTGIGTSVNELFDIMKPIAGYSREAVHKEPRPGDVKKSILNIERARSLLGWEPSTQLERGIKETIEYFRSGLDSSQ is encoded by the coding sequence ATGGCTGAAAATTACCTGGTTACTGGAGGAGCGGGATTCATTGGCTCGCATGTCGTTGATCACCTGATTTCATCAGGAAAAATACCAGTCGTAGTGGACAATCTTTCGAGCGGTAAGATAGAGAATCTTGATCCCAGGGCGCTGTTTTACGAGCAGGACATCACCGATCAGGAGATGATGGAAAGGGTATTCATGCTTCACAGGCCTACAGTTCTCTTTCATCTTGCAGCTCAAATAAGCGTCTCTAGATCTGTGAGAGAGCCTGAAGAAGATGCGATGGTGAATATTATCGGTTCTTTGAGGCTTCTGAAAATCGCTGCAAAATACGGCTTGAAAAAAGTGATCTTCTCTTCAACTGGTGGAGCGATTTACGGTGACGATGTGAAAAGGATCCCTACAGATGAAGAGGAACTGCCGAAACCCTTGTCACCGTATGGAATTGCAAAGTACGCAACGGAGAACTATCTCAGATTCTTTTCGAGTGAGCTTGGCATCAAATACACTGTTTTGAGATACGCAAATGTATATGGCCCCCGTCAGGATCCGTACGGAGAGGCCGGAGTTGTAGCGATCTTTTCCGAGAGAATGCTCCATAATCAAGAGGTCGTAATCTTCGGGGACGGGGAATGCGTAAGGGATTATGTATACGTTGGCGACGTCGCTAGGGCGAATCTTCTGGCGATAGAGAAATGTGAAAACACTGTGATAAACATCGGAACCGGAATTGGGACATCGGTAAACGAGTTGTTTGACATAATGAAGCCGATCGCCGGTTATTCAAGAGAAGCCGTGCACAAGGAACCACGGCCGGGTGACGTTAAGAAATCAATTCTCAACATAGAAAGGGCGAGATCCTTGCTTGGATGGGAACCTTCTACTCAGCTTGAAAGGGGGATTAAGGAGACAATTGAGTATTTCAGAAGCGGACTGGACTCCTCTCAGTGA
- a CDS encoding macro domain-containing protein yields MKSFILREGRVIQLEISDITEQEVDVIVNAANSYLRHGGGVAGALVRAGGKEIQLESDAYVRKNGPLKTSEVAVTGAGNLLAKKIIHVFGPQYGELDLESKLYCSFANVLKKAAEMTAVTLATPAISTGIFGVPVSICAEQFLKSVMDHFSQNKSSSLRLIKMCLLDRKAYDEFLSIALDFFSSIE; encoded by the coding sequence ATGAAGAGTTTCATTCTTAGAGAAGGTAGAGTCATTCAGCTCGAAATATCCGATATAACGGAACAGGAGGTAGACGTAATCGTCAATGCCGCAAATAGTTATTTGAGACATGGAGGGGGTGTTGCTGGAGCATTAGTCAGGGCTGGAGGAAAAGAGATTCAGCTTGAGAGCGATGCCTACGTTAGGAAGAATGGCCCTCTGAAGACCTCTGAAGTCGCGGTAACGGGCGCTGGAAACCTGCTCGCAAAGAAGATAATTCACGTTTTTGGTCCTCAGTACGGAGAACTAGATCTTGAATCCAAGCTTTACTGTTCATTTGCAAACGTCCTAAAAAAAGCCGCCGAAATGACTGCTGTTACGCTTGCCACTCCGGCGATCTCAACTGGTATTTTTGGTGTTCCGGTGTCTATTTGCGCAGAGCAATTCCTAAAGTCAGTAATGGATCACTTTTCGCAAAACAAGTCTTCATCTCTGAGGCTTATAAAAATGTGCCTTCTCGACAGAAAGGCTTACGACGAGTTTCTGTCAATTGCCCTCGATTTTTTCAGTTCAATAGAATGA
- a CDS encoding thioredoxin family protein: MKKVVFLLVLLLPGIIFSYVGMLDDFDTALKLAKIEDKEAIVMFSDTSCVYCVKFVKETLADETVQDLLKAGFVFSQIYKSNPGNASYVVGEEWKEMSYGELYAYFQIRGTPTFWFFTSENALLTNLPGYVPAKDFTTILRFLGERAYETATFEDYRSKESTFMGEPKIVRVSEEDYNYVLQNDPIAREYKDQEVDKFTVWLTKDESTAESLLEEGVFRVILLN, encoded by the coding sequence ATGAAGAAAGTTGTTTTTCTACTAGTTTTACTTTTACCAGGAATAATATTCTCGTATGTCGGAATGCTAGATGATTTCGACACAGCGCTTAAGCTAGCCAAGATAGAAGATAAGGAAGCTATCGTAATGTTCTCGGATACCAGCTGCGTCTACTGTGTGAAGTTTGTGAAGGAAACTCTCGCAGATGAAACCGTACAGGATCTTTTGAAAGCAGGTTTCGTTTTCTCCCAGATATACAAAAGCAATCCGGGGAATGCCTCTTATGTTGTCGGAGAGGAATGGAAAGAGATGTCATACGGTGAGCTCTATGCTTATTTTCAGATCAGAGGCACACCTACATTTTGGTTCTTCACAAGCGAAAACGCATTATTGACTAACCTGCCAGGTTACGTTCCCGCGAAGGACTTCACGACTATACTTCGGTTCCTTGGCGAGAGAGCGTACGAGACAGCAACCTTTGAAGATTATCGAAGCAAAGAATCTACTTTCATGGGAGAACCGAAGATCGTGCGTGTAAGTGAAGAGGATTATAACTATGTTCTCCAGAACGACCCGATTGCCAGGGAATACAAGGATCAAGAGGTCGACAAATTCACGGTCTGGTTGACGAAAGATGAGTCGACTGCCGAATCCCTGCTGGAAGAGGGAGTCTTCAGAGTCATTCTATTGAACTGA
- a CDS encoding IS110 family RNA-guided transposase → MLYVGVDISSESFDACFYLPEKKKMKSMKYKQDKEGFREFLKKLNTYKDEKQVGMEATGSYHSNLYGFLRSKGIDVQLLDPYTLSKFMKAMSRSKTDKKDAKSIAVAMYRIFDLLSVSQVPEEEMSAFRDLVRVRSTVVANCSDLQRKLKSKLKIHMPELLKTFRSVSSPVLLHLLSVYPSREEILDNEEDAVKLLSSHRNWSEKKAREVIDSLKDSIGKPDTFGTYSTITSTFIAEIKLLKDHVEALNEEIKKFLEKFPDNPLRTIPGIAEVTEAEIVSEVGDIDRFSSGKAFVSYIGLDPVIKQSGNMTRGLSISKKGNKHLRRTFYQLAKSLIKNTEKYRNKYEKMKKRGVKNKVALIATARAAAEMVYQLLKNNVPFDLSLS, encoded by the coding sequence ATGTTGTATGTAGGAGTGGACATATCCAGTGAAAGTTTTGACGCTTGTTTCTATTTACCAGAGAAGAAGAAAATGAAAAGCATGAAGTACAAACAAGACAAGGAAGGTTTTAGGGAATTTCTAAAGAAGCTAAATACTTACAAGGACGAGAAACAAGTCGGAATGGAAGCGACGGGTTCGTATCACAGCAACTTGTACGGATTTCTTAGGAGCAAAGGGATAGACGTACAGCTTCTCGATCCGTATACCCTTAGCAAATTCATGAAGGCTATGAGCAGGTCAAAGACAGACAAGAAAGATGCAAAAAGCATAGCGGTTGCAATGTACAGGATATTCGATCTGCTGAGCGTTTCTCAAGTACCAGAGGAAGAGATGTCAGCATTCAGGGACTTGGTTAGGGTGAGAAGCACTGTAGTAGCAAACTGTTCTGATCTTCAAAGGAAACTGAAGAGCAAATTGAAGATTCATATGCCTGAGCTTCTTAAGACCTTCAGATCCGTTAGTTCACCTGTGCTGTTGCATCTGTTGAGTGTATATCCATCCAGAGAAGAGATACTTGACAACGAGGAAGATGCAGTCAAATTGCTCAGCTCTCACAGAAACTGGAGTGAAAAGAAAGCGAGAGAGGTTATCGATTCACTCAAAGACTCAATAGGCAAGCCAGATACCTTTGGAACCTACTCAACGATTACCAGCACATTCATAGCTGAAATTAAGCTTCTCAAAGACCACGTGGAAGCCCTGAATGAGGAAATAAAGAAGTTTCTTGAGAAGTTCCCTGACAATCCCCTAAGAACCATACCAGGTATTGCTGAAGTCACGGAAGCCGAAATCGTATCTGAAGTAGGCGACATAGACAGATTCTCTTCTGGGAAAGCCTTTGTATCGTACATAGGCCTTGATCCTGTTATTAAGCAGAGTGGTAACATGACTCGCGGCCTCTCAATTTCTAAGAAGGGTAACAAACATCTACGAAGAACCTTCTACCAGTTAGCTAAAAGCTTGATCAAAAACACTGAAAAGTACAGGAACAAATACGAGAAGATGAAAAAGAGGGGGGTGAAAAATAAGGTGGCCCTAATAGCAACTGCAAGAGCTGCAGCTGAAATGGTCTACCAACTTTTGAAAAATAACGTTCCATTTGACCTTTCACTCTCATAA
- a CDS encoding uracil-DNA glycosylase: MTDYVKRKELLLELNSKISDCSLCPLSSSRTNTVPGEGSIETPVVFVGEGPGADEDASGRPFVGRAGELLTKILESVKLSREDIFITNIVKCRPPKNRVPTAEEQKACSPYMLSQLAIIRPKLIVALGATALSYFVNEEGIQITKVRGRIFDWIGGIKVFAMFHPSYLLRNASRAPGSPKSLTWEDIQNVRKMYDQLLSGRNIDI; encoded by the coding sequence TTGACTGACTATGTAAAGAGGAAAGAGCTTCTTCTTGAACTCAATTCAAAGATAAGTGACTGTAGTCTTTGTCCTTTGAGCTCATCGAGAACCAACACAGTTCCCGGTGAAGGTTCAATTGAAACTCCCGTTGTTTTTGTGGGTGAAGGTCCCGGGGCCGATGAAGATGCTTCAGGCAGGCCCTTTGTCGGCAGGGCCGGTGAGTTGCTTACAAAGATTCTGGAGTCAGTGAAACTTTCGAGAGAAGATATTTTCATAACAAATATCGTAAAGTGCAGACCTCCTAAGAACAGAGTTCCGACTGCGGAGGAACAGAAAGCCTGTTCGCCATACATGCTCTCTCAACTAGCGATAATAAGGCCAAAGCTTATCGTTGCGCTCGGAGCCACGGCACTTTCATATTTTGTGAATGAAGAGGGAATTCAGATAACAAAGGTCAGGGGACGGATTTTCGACTGGATCGGCGGAATCAAGGTCTTTGCTATGTTTCACCCTAGTTATCTTCTCAGAAATGCATCGAGGGCTCCCGGATCACCAAAAAGCCTTACCTGGGAGGACATTCAAAATGTTAGAAAGATGTATGATCAATTGCTCTCTGGCAGAAATATTGACATTTAG
- a CDS encoding cytochrome c biogenesis CcdA family protein, which yields MNELTAVATGTLGVSPMISPIVTTSVTYGSAFLGGLLSFFSPCILPLIPVFFGVLMGGAADAKARFIRGVFFTLGMSIFFFILGIGATGLGTFIRQNEVLMNVISGGLFVLFAFLYLFEIGMKGVNLNVWKFGGSAVSGFILGAVLGLVWVPCAGPILGSILVLAANQSAVAEGGLMLLVYSLGLSIPFLTLSGLVAKLTSKLSFGGESKWRKVIRVSVFVVLLAAGLLTMTGNLNLLQFATGG from the coding sequence ATGAATGAATTGACCGCAGTAGCAACCGGAACTCTAGGTGTGTCACCAATGATAAGTCCAATCGTTACAACAAGCGTCACTTACGGGAGTGCCTTTCTGGGAGGTTTACTTTCTTTCTTCTCGCCCTGCATACTTCCTCTGATTCCAGTTTTCTTCGGTGTACTTATGGGTGGGGCGGCCGATGCAAAAGCTCGCTTTATCAGGGGAGTATTCTTCACTCTTGGGATGTCTATCTTTTTCTTCATACTTGGTATAGGAGCGACCGGACTCGGAACCTTCATCAGGCAGAATGAAGTGCTGATGAACGTAATTTCTGGAGGTCTCTTCGTCCTGTTTGCTTTCCTGTATCTCTTTGAGATAGGCATGAAGGGAGTAAACTTGAACGTATGGAAATTTGGCGGTTCTGCTGTAAGCGGCTTCATACTTGGAGCAGTTCTTGGTCTCGTTTGGGTGCCTTGCGCCGGTCCGATTCTTGGTTCCATTCTGGTCCTTGCAGCCAATCAATCGGCAGTTGCCGAGGGCGGGCTTATGCTTCTTGTCTATTCGTTGGGTCTGAGTATACCCTTCCTGACGCTAAGCGGATTGGTGGCAAAGCTAACTTCAAAGCTCTCTTTTGGAGGAGAAAGCAAATGGAGAAAAGTGATCAGAGTATCTGTCTTCGTTGTTCTCCTAGCAGCCGGATTGTTGACAATGACAGGAAACCTTAACTTACTACAGTTTGCAACGGGAGGTTGA